The window AGTAAGCTGGAATAAACCAGAAGCAAGACATGTAAGTGCGGCTAACGAATTCAAGAAAGCTTTTCCGCAAGCAGAAGAAGCGCGTTATATTTCTCGAGAAAATGTCGAAGAGTTTTTGCTGGAGAACCAAGCGTCATTGCGGGCGCGAATTTGAAATTTCTGAGCTTCAGGAATTGCAACAGAGGCAAATATGCCAAGAGAAGCAACGCAAATTATGAGCTCAATAATTGCCCGTATTCTGAAAGAATATAGATTGTATTTGGCTTAAGCGTAGTTTTGGCGTTGCCCAAATGCATTTGGACAGCGTGAAGTAACAGCATTGTAGTGGTTGCGCACCTTTGAAGCTGCTTCTTCTTTTGTGACGACTCCATCACGATTAATATCAAGACCCGCGTTTTGAGAATATTCTACTGTGCCGCGACGAAATAAAGCATAAGAATTAGGTTTACCTACGGCCCGTGGCCATAAAATTGCCATATAAGTATCTTCTAGCGTCCTCAAGCGCCCTCCATATGAGGCAAAGTACTTTCGCACATAAACTAATTGTTCTTCCCGTGTCATCCGAGCCAGCGCATCAGTTGTTGTTCCGAGTGAGCGCGCTGTGCTCGGCATAAATTGAATTAGTCCAGTTGCTCCACTGAGGGAATTTCTTTTTGAAGGAGAAAAGGTGCCACCAGTTTCAAAACTCATCGCAGCCAGTAGGAAGTATGGATCAGTGCCTAAAAAGCCCGCAATGCTACTTACTCCACCCATGAACTCGGCACTAAGATCCCCGCATGAAGTAGCCGTTTCATCTCCGCCGCCATTGTCTTGATCGCTTTCTGCTGGAGGCGGTGGGGTATAGAGCGGGTCGTCTTGACCATCCCAGTTTTCTGGCAATAAATCATTACCGAATTGCTCCTCGCAGTAATCTACAAGATCGTCAGCCAAGACAGTTTGTGTGGGCAATAGTGCAATTGTCAGAGTAAGGTAAGTGCGAAGGGCCCAGTTTAGCATCATCTTGTAGCTGTTGCCCTCTTTGGAGAAATACTTGTGGGCGAACTAACCACTGCGCCTGAAGGAATCGAGCGATAAGAACTTGCGCCGATATTATCTTCGTGTGGGCAGGTCGCTTCAAAAAATTCTTTAGTAAATGTCGGTGTACCTGCTAGAGCATTACTAGCAGTAATTCTTGACGTTAAGTCGAATGCTCCATCACGAACTTCCTCGGGGTTGCATGCGTAGTTTGTTTGCACGGCACCGAGATCTTTAATGATCTTAAAACTCCCCCCGGAAACGCTGATGATTTTCAAGGCAAGGGAACTCTCAGTCTGATGCGAGTAGCCGGAAAGTACGGCGAGATCTTGACTGCCGTCACCGTCAACGTCTACGGCGGAGCTAACTCCGAAACCGTCGATCTGGTTTTGACTTATGACTTTTCCACTTTGATTGTCGTAAATTACGATGCGATACTGCTGATTTGAAAAAATTACATAGAGCGATTCGTTTTTACCTCGAGCGCTAAATGAGCCACGCATAATTTGCAAGACGTTATCGCCAGGACTAGAGATTTCCGTCGGGATTTTTTGAGTATCTATGGCTGCAGAACCTGGTAGAATATTTACCTTATTACGCCCATCGAAAACGACATCTTCGGCCCAACTCGTATAAGCATTAAGAGTAATAAGGCAGGAAATAATTGCTACTTTTTGATGTAAATTCATAGTCATCTAAGCCTGTTATGCTGGGTTTAGAGGGATTGTGATGCTAAATTTATCATTTGCCAAGGTTAGATCCATAGTCAAAGGTCACACCGGCTAAGGAACTGCGCATAACTCCTTATAGAACTTAAGTTTAATCCTAGTTTTCGGAAATTTTGTGCAGAGTTTTTATAAATCCATCCTGATTGCATTGTTTGCGTTGTCATCAGTAACTGCGGTTGCTCAAGATCAAGGCGAGCCAGATGAAACTGAACAATTCCAAGACTACTGTGAAACGACGTTTGGCAATGATTTACTTCCCGAAGGCTGGGACGGACAAGATGATCCAATTTATGTTCCACCTCCATACGACGAAGATTCGGACCCAGGAGACGATACCGATCCAGGACCGATTGATGATATCGATGCCGGAAATTGTATGGCCCGAATTATGGCAGCAGCACGTGCGCAAGTCGGTCGCGGGGCGGCTGACTGTAAGGGCGCACTAGCGCAGTTACTAGGTCGTTCTGGTTATTGGTCTAGATCGCAAGCGCAGAACGGTGCAAATAACATCGCGAATAACTGGCGCAGCGTTCTTTCCGGGAATGGCTTTAGTTGCTACCCTTCAGATTCAGTAAGTTGCGAAATGATCAACAAGAACGGGGGCGGAATCTTTGTAACTCAACGTGCCTCACATGGTCAGCAGAAACCACACGGTCACGTTGGCGTGATTCGCCAATGCCAAAATGACAGACTCTATACTTATGAGGCAAGCTATAGTTCACGTGGAAATTCCAAGCGCATGCGTCCAACTTCGAGGTCAAAGCGTTCAGTGCGTGGGCAGGTGGGTGGATTTATTTGCTTCCCGAATAAGCAATGTGCCTAGAATAGTGACCATATGAAAAAGATTCTTTTAGCACTCGGTTTTTTCTCTTCTCTATCAACTGCCCTAGCTGTTCCAAGCTATACAGCAGAAATAGTCGATGACCCGCATGCGATTACTACAGACTTTTACGCTGTTGATAGTTCTGGAGTAACTGTTGGCGAAATGGTCAAACTTGACGGCCACTATGTAATCACCCGCGCCAATGGCAAGACGACAGTTATTTCTCCAGTTGGTGATGAAGAGGATTCATTTGTAGTCGGTGGCATTAGTGGCTTTGGCGAAGTCGTAGGTTCACGACTTGTAACTGACACTGGTGACATGCGCGCAGTGAAACTAAATAAGGGTTCAATTCAAGATATTTCGGGACTTGCAAATTTTACTTTTAGTGAAGCTAATGCTCAGTCGGAGAACGGAATTATTGTTGGTAGCTTGAGTAAAACTTCGGCTAATGGAACCGAAGCTTATATCCTTGATGGCGCAACCCCAAGAATTCTAAAAGGCTTAGGCGGAGTTGAGACTAAAGCTTTTTCTGTAAATTCATCACGAATTGTGGTTGGGAGCGCCTCGCTTTTAGACGGCAAGACTCACGCTGCTTTGTGGGATGCAAGTGGAAAAGTTGTCGATCTTGGTTCACTTGATTTTCAAAACTCACGTGCTAATGACATTAACGCAACTGGACAAGTTGTTGGAATTCTCTGGAATGGATCAAATGAAGGCGCTGAAGAACAAAGTGGAAAAGGATTTTTATATTCTGAAGGTAAACTAGTTAAATTGCCGACTCTTGGTGGGTCATATTCTGAAGCTCGTGCAATCAATGATAAGGGGGAAATTGTTGGTGTTTCCACAGTCGACACTGAGCGCACGCACGCATTTTTATTTACTGGCGGGAAAATGATCGATTTAAACACTTTAGTTCAAGGCCAAGGCATCGAATTAATTGAGGCAAGGGACATCAACAACCGCGGAATTATTGTCGGATCTGGTTTGAAAGGAAAAAAGACAGTCGGGATTATACTCCGTCCAAATTAAACTGCTATGCTTAAATCCAGGAAAATATCTTATATTCTAGCCCTTGCAGCTCTAAGCACCTGTGCGAACTTATCTGCTTTTGCCCAAGATAAACCAGACGAGTCTGAAGATCTCACTGATTATTGCGAAAAAGAGTTTGGTAATGATTTACTTCCTGATGATTGGGATGGTCAAGATGATCCACTCTACACGCCTCCACCTCCAGTCGAGCATAATAACGACGACCAAGGACTCGGTGATGATGCAAATTATACAGATACCTGTCCCAAGCTAGCAGCAAACACTTGTCCAGCTGCTGCAAATATTGGTTTTGCCTATACTGGCCTAAGCTCGACTCAATTAAGCTCAGTTTGTTCAATTGTGAAAGGTTTTCAAAGGCGTGGGATTACTGATCCTACAGTGATTAAAGCAGCCTTAGCATACGCATACTTGGAATCAGGATTAAAACCTGGAAGCACACTTGAAATCGGCGAGCAGTCTTGGGGCTTATTTCAGCTTGGCCCAGAAACTGGATACACTAAACAGCAACTACTTGACCCAGATACAAACGTTCAAGCAATTTTTAGCCGCCCAATTGTTGACCCGCGTGCAGTAAAATATTTCTCACGTTACGGAATTACATATACTAAGGGTGAAAAACCTTGGGCTGTTTTTCAACGTTGGCGCGCTTCGCACCCCTATGTTGATAACGCCACTGTCACGCAAGTTTTTGGTTTAATTATGAATCCATCTAGTGAAACGCTACGCGGTGGTGAGCCTTATTCCGCCTCTTATAGTCGACTCTTTGGTAGTTGTGGTAAGACGACAGATCCACTGCCACTTACATAATATAAAAGTCGAACTTTTTCTTGACCTTTTTAAGAAAGATCTGCATAGTAGATAAATGATCTTCACGTCGACTACATTTTCTTGGCGCGCTTCCTCGGTTTTTTGGGGCTAACCCCCAATATCTTCCTGTTTCTTACAATTAAATATTAAATTCGTTAGATTGACTCACTTGAGTTTGAACTTTAACTTTAGCCGGGCAAATGGCCATAAAAATCGACTTGTAAAATGGACCAGTAACATGAAACTACAAAGTTACTTAAAAAATAAACCGCATCCGATCCTTTCAGTTTTTTTAACGCCAGGCATTCCTACGTTTACTGCAACAGAAGAAATCATCCTGAAACTTGAAAACTTAGGCGTGGACTTGATTGAAATTGGAATTCCATTTTCCGATCCTCTAGCTGATGGACCGATAATTCAAGCCTCAAGCAGTCAAGCCATTGAAAATGGCATGACACTTAAAAAGCTTCTAGATTTTGTTACAGGCTTAAAAGCCAAGGTTAAAATCCCCCTGCTCCTCATGGGCTATTTAAATCCAATCGTGTGCTTTGGTATCGATGATTTCATCGCCGCCATCGACCGTGCGGGAGTTGCCGGAGTTATTTTACCAGACTTACCTTTTGACGAATATCAACAAAAACTTGCAGATAAGTTTTTAGCCAAGAACATCGCATTTATCCCACTCATCGCTCCAAGTACCAGCGATGAGCGTAT of the bacterium genome contains:
- a CDS encoding tryptophan synthase subunit alpha; translation: MKLQSYLKNKPHPILSVFLTPGIPTFTATEEIILKLENLGVDLIEIGIPFSDPLADGPIIQASSSQAIENGMTLKKLLDFVTGLKAKVKIPLLLMGYLNPIVCFGIDDFIAAIDRAGVAGVILPDLPFDEYQQKLADKFLAKNIAFIPLIAPSTSDERIKEIDRHTQGFLYAVSTAMTTGQMTNSQQQKLSNTTHLSRLKNLELQNPTLIGFGIDSAKKAVEFAKNSQGVIVGSAFIEPLLANDLTRAFSLISEIRQALNTQDFNAGRGVL